One segment of Leptidea sinapis chromosome 33, ilLepSina1.1, whole genome shotgun sequence DNA contains the following:
- the LOC126974697 gene encoding codanin-1 — protein sequence MSETILNNVLSGKLSCDLMIKWLNYDSIEGAPDDCVLYCCDRNEFVSYFLSYLRSQTDNILATNSNASQLSQSTPDKLNQRKHTRSISDPTYENDRSNDILTVKSAHRTQESPNKDKKKPGRRVKTKLFTDENKDNSVSSDDSRISTGVERLIISSTPLKNGYRDANFATSPLTPTHISSHDRCDTPRLNRHSKSQEKSFSLGDFIVNQPKSVKKKRTKNTSNEGEEKVDLDLSNSEIFPEIGARKASSLKSDRRRINPTNINKIVGQKSQSLNNFTTDLQQPSLGLEENLAFTPKVSKEPSNNYEAERNILRHERHRLMEKFNILNTNTSQKLCASPQITNLLQRHSFELPIYIDAEPNKVVFKEKLDSLIEIYDILLKNNLILSINTEIYFLITILLSKQTQEDYSKNDCQSESNLLKTIHNCTYFAVKSFWYLRTILDVILDKNSLKSLGENKKVRNFFPDLAKFLLNSYGLKREADRKNDKKSSQDSRFSNGIVCFNMETDNADNFPSLLSFQNFKKQRDMFYEILRWYQDSASIKSSFRSRIKALLSTGPCAANHAHLAALFVHLLIDSLPPDRQETKLSKLQRRLTCRPEPESHRLPNFTNKELFFKEFIMFAESESFRVHLRDTLATEIIALNNTHIGNETSNSAEMSGEFLHLSKKLALLAKFLGYLTSLPYVQVPMDTVMKSGAMSKLNSMEGIYSEPKEKVLENNIAMRNYSRPSIDLIGILTTAKENGRLCITIPWIVHYLSMLDYTTLRLNYYQKLLKMLQQIYTDKLKLTDEYFKKNTIVYLKTTLGWFFDLPHSPREMICEKSIIEHRVDGEFIDCCELIDESILIELCPFLKDINVMLASKVSKEKLAGSFRHITPVSLSLNSEDRIRNKERELQARLEEELLKSQPSSTRRVLELVIDRVTSRAIKELTSKALVEARIRAREQATVLVSSAKDKSTLVQSLETIYAEQLEALRSQSLEESRVLISGRVSAALTALLPSASAPAPAPLNAIANIAAKACNAKLAKWMNEHWNTTAVLHKNLKMELSTLLTLEETSTPPTAQPVTQEQTCFESPAFAIITLKEHVCQLLDGDDPENTQSTLEVCVRVCSASSAVCRPPTLKVILQLSVDYIVVFVSRKPTEVTDELLNNLHNIWNLCCPDRKPQFLDVSVPERRHSLSPTFRDFDERAPTPISDDEGGPPAKIVYATDIAPVLCTCEVTGNEAVSEVTGAGKSEVGSNGSDKNSLMENKDSPRDFDSESNLQYFDRILCPRNIVLLSKSPCKASDVWQSLANVIVFMLNNWYLSEDSLTEQCLAVYRQDWPQNILENLSTCMKAVSSKWSRNSTGKFTLFLDFLADYCENMDFEPLEE from the exons ATGTCggaaacaatattaaataatgttttgtcTGGAAAGTTAAGCTGTGATCTGATGATAAAATGGCTTAATTATGACTCTATTGAG ggTGCACCGGATGACTGTGTATTATATTGTTGTGATAGAAATGAATTTGTGTCTTATTTTTTATCCTATTTAAGGAGTCAAACTGATAA CATTTTAGCTACAAACAGTAATGCCTCACAACTATCTCAAAGCACTCCAGACAAGTTGAATCAACGTAAACACACCCGTTCCATCAGTGACCCTACTTATGAAAATGACCGCTCGAATGACATTCTAACAGTCAAATCGGCTCATAGAACCCAAGAGTCACCaaacaaagataaaaaaaagCCAGGCAGAAGAGTCAAAACTAAGCTGTTTACAGATGAGAATAAAGACAATTCAGTATCTTCTGATGACTCCAGAATTAGTACAGGTGTTGAGAGGCTAATTATATCAAGCACACCATTGAAGAATGGCTACAGAGATGCTAACTTTGCTACAAGCCCTTTAACTCCAACACATATTAGTAGCCATGATCGTTGTGACACTCCTAGATTAAATCGCCATTCAAAGTCACAAGAGAAGAGTTTTAGTCTCGGTGATTTTATAGTCAATCAGCCAAAGAGTGTGAAAAAGAAACGTACAAAGAACACATCAAATGAAGGAGAAGAAAAAGTTGATTTAGATCTAAGTAATTCGGAGATCTTTCCTGAAATAGGAGCTAGAAAGGCCAGTTCATTGAAATCTGATAGACGAAGaattaatcctactaatattaataaaattgttggtCAGAAAAGTCAGTCACTTAATAACTTTACTACAGACTTACAACAGCCATCTTTGGGCTTGGAAGAAAACCTTGCATTTACTCCAAAAGTTTCAAAGGAGCCTTCAAATAATTATGAAGCAGAGAGAAATATATTGAGGCATGAACGCCATAGATTGATGGAGAAATTTAACATATTGAACACAAATACATCTCAAAAACTATGTGCTTCACCCCAAATAACCAACCTTTTACAACGACATTCCTTTGAATTACCAATATACATAGACGCAGAACCCAACAAAGttgttttcaaagaaaaactTGACTCTTTAATAGAAATCTATGATATTTTActgaaaaacaatttaattttaagtatcaATAccgaaatttattttcttatcacAATACTTTTGTCAAAACAAACGCAAGAAGattattcaaaaaatgattGTCAAAGTGAAAGTAACCTTTTGAAGACCATACATAACTGTACATACTTCGCTGTGAAATCTTTTTGGTATTTACGAACAATTTTAGATGTTATTTTAGATAAAAACTCTTTGAAGTCATTAGGTGAGAATAAGAAAGTTAGGAATTTCTTCCCTGATTTAGCAAAATTCTTGCTGAACTCCTATGGATTGAAGCGTGAAGCTGATaggaaaaatgataaaaagtcaTCACAAGATAGTAGATTCTCCAACGGCATTGTATGTTTTAACATGGAAACGGATAATGCTGACAATTTTCCATCGCTACTCAGTTTTCAGAATTTCAAAAAACAGAGGGATATGTTTTATGAGATATTACG ATGGTACCAAGACAGTGCAAGTATAAAGTCTAGTTTTCGCAGCCGTATCAAGGCCCTACTATCAACAGGACCCTGCGCGGCGAATCACGCTCACCTCGCTGCACTTTTCGTACATTTGCTGATCGATTCGCTACCACCAGACAGACAG GAGACGAAACTTAGCAAGTTACAAAGAAGGTTAACCTGTCGTCCTGAACCGGAATCACACAGGCTGCCAAACTTTACTAACAAGGAGCTGTTCTTCAA AGAATTCATTATGTTTGCCGAAAGTGAATCATTTCGAGTACATCTGCGGGACACGTTAGCTACTGAAATTATCGCGCTTAACAATACTCATATTGGTAACGAGACAT CAAACAGTGCGGAAATGTCTGGAGAGTTCTTGCATCTGTCCAAGAAGCTGGCACTCCTGGCTAAGTTCCTGGGCTACTTGACTTCGTTGCCCTACGTGCAGGTGCCCATGGACACTGTGATGAAATCAGGAGCAATGTCCAAACTGAACAGCATGGAGGGTATCTACAGCGAGCCCAAAGAGAAGGTCTTGGAGAATAATATAGCTATGAGGAATTAT aGTCGACCGTCAATCGATCTTATAGGTATTTTGACGACAGCCAAAGAAAATGGCCGACTCTGTATAACAATACCTTGGATAGTACACTATTTATCAATGCTAGACTATACTACACTACGGCTAAATTACTACCAGAAACTACTTAAAATGCTACAACAAATATACACAGATAAGTTGAAACTGACAGACGAATATTTCAAAAAGAACACGATTGTGTATTTGAAGACTACCCTCGGTTGGTTTTTCGATCTACCCCACTCGCCGCGTGAAATGATATGCGAGAAATCGATTATCGAGCATCGAGTTGACGGCGAATTTATCGATTGCTGCGAACTCATCGATGAATCGATTCTTATTGAGCTGTGCCCGTTCCTAAAGGATATCAATGTAATGCTCGCCTCTAAAGTTTCGAAAGAGAAACTTGCGGGTAGTTTTAGACATATAACGCCTGTCAGTTTGAGTTTGAACTCTGAGGATCGTATACGGAATAAAGAGAGGGAGTTACAG gcaAGATTAGAAGAAGAGCTACTAAAATCGCAACCATCTTCGACCAGACGCGTCCTAGAGCTTGTAATAGACAGAGTAACGTCGAGAGCGATAAAGGAATTAACAAGCAAAGCTCTGGTCGAAGCCAGAATACGCGCGAGGGAACAGGCAACTGTTCTGGTCTCCAGTGCCAAGGACAAG tCTACCCTCGTACAGTCTTTAGAAACAATATACGCGGAACAGTTGGAAGCTCTCCGATCGCAATCGTTGGAGGAGTCCCGAGTGTTGATAAGCGGTCGCGTCTCAGCCGCGCTCACCGCCCTATTGCCGTCCGCTTCAGCGCCCGCGCCCGCTCCGCTCAACGCTATAGCTAATATTGCGGCAAAAGCCTGCAATGCGAAACTTGCAAAATGGATGAACGAACATTGGAATACTACAG CTGTGCTACACAAGAatttgaaaatggaattgaGCACACTGCTCACGCTTGAAGAGACCAGTACACCACCTACTGCGCAACCGGTGACTCAGGAGCAGACTTGCTTTGAGAGTCCAGCATTTGCTATCATAACTTTGAAG GAGCACGTTTGCCAGCTGCTAGACGGTGATGATCCAGAAAATACACAGAGTACGCTCGAAGTCTGTGTACGAGTTTGTTCGGCTAGCAGTGCGGTGTGCCGCCCGCCTACTCTCAAGGTCATCCTCCAACTTTCTGTGGACTATATCGTAGTGTTCG tcaGTCGCAAGCCAACCGAAGTTACAGACGAACTACTAAACAATCTGCACAACATTTGGAACCTATGCTGTCCGGACAGAAAACCGCAGTTTCTGGATGTATCAGTACCAGAACGTAGACACAGCTTATCGCCAACATTCAGGGACTTCGACGAACGAGCCCCAACCCCCATATCGGATGATGAAGGAGGGCCCCCTGCCAAGATAGTCTACGCGACGGACATAGCGCCAGTGTTGTGTACATGTGAAGTGACTGGTAATGAAGCTGTGAGTGAAGTGACGGGGGCAGGTAAAAGTGAAGTGGGTTCAAACGGAAGCGATAAGAATAGTTTAATGGAAAATAAAG ACAGCCCAAGAGACTTCGATAGTGAATCCAACCTTCAATACTTCGACCGAATACTGTGTCCCAGAAACATTGTGTTGCTGAGCAAATCCCCGTGCAAGGCGAGCGATGTATGGCAATCACTTGCTAACGTCATCGTGTTTATGTTGAACAACTGGTACCTGAGCGAAGACTCCTTGACTGAGCAGTGCCTGGCGGTCTACCGGCAGGATTGGCCTCAG aacattcttgAAAACCTTTCTACTTGCATGAAGGCGGTATCTTCGAAATGGAGTCGAAATTCTACTGGAAAGTTCACACTGTTCTTGGATTTCCTCGCTGACTACTGCGAGAATATGGACTTTGAGCCACTGGAAGAGTGA